The Desulfofundulus salinus genome includes the window CATTCGTCCATTTACAGGTGAGAAGCAATTCCATAAAGGCATAGACATACCGGCACCTGAAGGGACCCCGGTGGTGTCGGTTTCCGGCGGGGTGGTGACCTTTGTCGGGTGGGAGAACCCGAACGACCCGGGTCAGGGGTACGGCCTCTACATGACCGTCCGTGATGGACAGCACCTGTACCTGTACGCACACCTGAGCCGCACGGATGTGGTAAAAGGCCAGACCGTCCAGCCGGGCCAGCAGGTGGGCGCGGTGGGCAATACGGGTATCTCCACCGGACCGCATCTGCACTTCGGAGTACAGGATCTGAGCGGTGGCAATTGGATAGACCCGCTGCTGGTGGTACAGCCGCAGTAGTTGCCGGGCATACGCCCGGTTTTTCTTTTTGGGGAGGTTGCCCAGACAGATCGAGTGCTGACGTTGGGAGGCCTGCAACGACTATGGTTGGAAATGATTTATTATCACTTTTTTGTAAAAACCTTTTAAGAAATGATTCCCATGCAGTTTCTCGGGAGGTGCTCGTATTGGGAGACAAGAATCTGAAGCGGATTAAGATTGTAAGTAGATGTACAGGTTTGCTGCGGCGTGCTTGGAACTTTCCGCCACCAGGGATATATCACAAGGAGTATGAGAGAGACTTTGGACCGCGGCTTGGTTTTAGGTTGTTTCTTACTTCAGTAGTAGGAATGCCGCTTTGTGTATTACTTTGGAAAGTTTTGGGTTTAATTTCATGGGTCAGCGCAAACACTCGATTTTGGGTTTGCGTCTTGGCCCTTCTGTTCTGGTGTGGTTTCTATTTTGTTTATTGGGTCTGGAAGAACGAGCCTCAAAATGGAGGTGATGTTTGATGATAAAGCGGAATTTGCGTTTCTCTGGGCTTCTGGATAGTTACCGGTTCTGTGATCTTGACATCTGTTGGTCCCACGACTCTGACATCTATGATCTTGCGTCTGAATTGAGGAGTTGTTAAGTCTTCCAGGATTACTATCGCAAGGATTATTGCGGTCACAAATGCAGAAGGGATGGCGAGTAAATAAAGGAGCCGGGGAAAACGAGTGGAGAAAATTTGGTATAGATGAAGAACTTCTGTTTCCCCTCCTAAAAGATAGATTAAACCGATAGAAACCCACATCCAGGCAAAGCCGGACAGAAGAACACCGTTAACCGTTCGAATGTGCCATCCAGATGGGGGATTAGGTAAATATATTTGGTACCTCTTCAGGAGAGTTCGTACAGATTCTATTATCCAGCAGAGGAGGGTGAGAATAGAACCTATTACTCCGTATATAGCCATTGCCAGGGATGCTATCTTTAGTATGTTTAGAATGTCGGGTAATAAGTTTCCGACTGGCTTACAAACTTCGATAAATGTCTCGGGGTCAATATGCTTAACGGTTAGAAGAACTATTAGTATTAGCAAGGCTTTCTCAGGAGATTTGATAAGCTTAATAGCCTCCTTAATCACTCCCGTATTCACTACCAGGAACCTCCTGTGCGCGATTTTGTTTGCAGTTGTTAACTTTTGAATTCGCCCGATAACCGTATTTTTCCTGCAGGAACGGGGTGAAAATCAAAATCGTCAGGATTGGCGGCAGCAGGCTGCTAACTTAGGAAAATGCCAGTAAGAGTCACGAAGACGCTTTTTCCTTCTAGAAAGCCTGGGCGTTTCAGACCTGTTTTTGCCATCTGTTTTTTCTCAGGGGTAGCTTCGGAGAAATCTGAAAGCGGGGTTCTCATTGCGCTGGACCGGGGGGTGGTGCTAGGTGGACTTTCTCGAACTATTGAGGCGAAAGTGGGACACTGAGGGGAAGGCCTTCCCGGGCAAGCTCTGCCCGCTGAAGTGGATAAACAGCAAAAATTATTTCGGCCCCTGCTACGGGGGGAAGTGCACTTGGCGGGATCCCTCCAAAGGAGGTGATTTTATTTGCGTGTTCTAGTTGCAACGGGTTTGGAAGAGCTCGACGGGAGCATTTCCGACGAACTCTCCAGCCGGGACATAGAGGTGGTTGGCGAGTGCTACTACCGTGAGGGCCTCCTGTCGCTCGCAAAGGACCGCGGGGCGGACGTGGTGATTCTCTCCCCCCACCTGCCCGGGTGGACCGACATGGTGGAGCTGGTGAGGGAGCTTCGCATGGCCGGCCTGCGCGTAGTGCTCCTTCCCGGCCGCCGTGATGACGGGGAAGCTCTGGACCTGGCTCGGAAGGGGGTTGCCCTGGGGGTATATGATCTGGTCTGGGATCCGGTCAGCCCGGCGGCGGTAATTAACCGGGTGTTGAACCCGGCCACGCTGGCCGATGCGGGCGTAGAGCCCGACGAGGCGGCTGTGGGGAAGATGATGGGAGAGGAAGTAAAGGTTAAAAAAGCGGGGTTGCTTGGAAAGCTGAACCAGCTCCGTCCGAGCAGCATCAATCAAGCTGATAAGCCTGAACGGGAAAAAATGCAGGTCGGAAACGATCCGGAACAAGAGGAATCAACTCCGGGAGGAGAAGACGCCGTAGAGCCGGGCTACAAACCCCCGCAGGATACGGGTTGCGGTATTCCTGTTTTAAACAAGGTGGTTTTGGGCACCCCTAAAGCGCTTCTGGGACTTGGTAGCGAACAACTGGAGGAATGGTTCCAGGGGGTATTTGACGGCGTTCTGGAAGTAATCCACGCTTCCAGGACGCCGGAAGATTTTAAGGAAGCCGTTGAAAATTCCGCCCCGGATATAGCCGTACTTATGCGTACGGGGCCGGCCGGAGGTATAGCCGACGCTCATAAACTCGCCGCATTGGCGGTTACCAGGGTACCGGCTGTTCTGTTCATCGCCGGGGAACTCGACGATATAGGCAAAAAAATGGTTGAAGCCGCCGCCAGTGCGGGGGTACGCCACATACTTACCTGCCCGCCCGGCGGTTTCGTTTCCGGGGAAGAACTGGTCTTCCTGGTGAACTCCCTGATCCGTGAACTGAAGACCATACAAACCGAACCGGCGACAGCGGTGCAAAAAACCAAACCCAAAGAGAAACCCCGGAAGAGCGGGCGGCGGGAAAGAAAGCTCCGGTTCGCACTGCCCGGGATATCTGTTAAAGAATCCGTCCCTCTGGAAGAGGAAACCCGGGAAGACGAAGCAGAGAAAGATAAAACCCTGCACGATGTGCCGGGGAAAAATCCGGCATCCATAGTCCCCGGGGGACTTTTTGCGGTCGTATCGCCCTGGCGTCCGGGTCTTGCGGGTAGAATCGCCGCCCAGGCGGCGAGGATGTTTGCGGCCACAGAAAACGAGGTGGCCTTTATATGTGCTGCAAAGGAGAGCACGGGCGCGGTCTGGCTGGACGTGAGCGACGAGGAACTCATCATGTGCGACTGGCGGGTGCCCGGGTCGGCCGTTCCTCTGGTGCGTGACAGGCTCAAACTCTGGCCGGTGGACCCGGCAAAAGACCTGGACTGCGGCAGGGACGGCGTGATTGAGCTCATAAAGCAGGCGCGCAGAACTGCTGTGTACACGGTGGTCGATTTCGGCGGGGACGTCAACCTGGCCGGTAAAGCGGTGTTCCTCGGGCGGTCGGTCGTAATGTGCGTAGTCCCCGGCGGGGACACGGTCGAATTAAAGACGGCCATGCTCTGGTACCGGCAGCTAAAAGAGGGGAGGGAAAACGTGGTGGCGGGCATAGACCTCAGGGGGTCGCCGCCGGTTGTGCCGGAACAATTGGACCCCGTGCTGACCATACGCCATAACCCGGCGGATGCCCTTTCCGAAGCTTTGGTACAGGGAGCGGAAGGAGAGTTTTACTGGGAAAGGATGAGGAGCATTGCCAAAAAACAGACTGGTTAACGTTTTAATAGCTCTGGTCCTGGTCGTACTGTCCGGTTTCCTGGTGTGGTATATCATCGGGATTACCGCGCCGACGGTACCGGTGGTCAAGGCCCAGAAGAGAATACCTGTGGGAACGGCCATCACCGGCGACATGGTGAAGGTCCAGCCCATGGCCAGGGTGGACGTACCTCCCGACGCCGTTTCAGACGTCCGGGAGGTAATCGGCAAAACCGTAACCCTCGGCACCCTTCTGCCGGGTGACCCTGTCAGGAAGGCGCACGTGAAGGCAGGAGTGGGGAGCCTGCAGGCCCGTCTCAGCTCCCTGGCCCCCGGAAGGGTGGCCGTGGACCTGCCCGCTGAAAGCGCACTGAAGGGGCTTTCCGCAGGGGACAAAGTGATGGTCTTCGGGGAAGTGCCGGTCGGAGACGCGGCCTCGAAGACGGCGGCCACGGTTGTGGAACTCATAGCCAAAGATGCCGTGGTCATCAGTGTACCCGGGGACAAGCAGCAAAGTGAAGGCGTATTCGGCAGCACCGGGGGCGGCAAGGGGCCGGTGGTGGTGGCGGTAACGCCCGAAGAGGCCAAAAAAATCGCCAGCTCCATCGTCAGGGGCAAAAGGACTGCGATAGCCCTCCTGCCCCAGGAGGGAGTCAAATAAATGTTTGGGTTCGGCAAGAAAAAGAAGAAGGATATGGAGGAATCCAGGGAGAGCCTTATTCTATGGGGGCCTGCGGCGGAAACGGAGCATCCGAAACAAGAGGAGGAAAAGGAAAACCCCGGGATGATCGACGGCATTCCGGTCTCCCCCGAGGCCCTGCCAGGGCGGGGGAAGATAATCACCTTCCACTCCCCCAAGGGTGGGGACGGCGTGAGCACCGTGGCGGCAAACGTAGCCGCTTTATTAGCCAGACATGCCGGGACGGTGCTGGTGGACCTCAATGGGGTGGGCGCAGTAAGATCGAGGTTCGGGCTGCCTTCCGACTGCCCGGTGAACATTCTGGACTGGGAGAGTGCTGAAGACAGGCGGCACATATCGGTTTACGAGCACCAGTGCGGCCTGGCCCTGGTGCCCGGTGTGGTACACTACGACGACCTGGAGCGGGTCAATCCCGCCCTTGTTTTCCGGGTCCTCGGGATTCTGAAGGATGCCTACGAGTACGTGGTGGTGGACGCGCCGCCGGTGAACGGAACCAACCCGGCCTGGGCCGCCGCGGTGGTTTCCGACATGGTGTTCACCGTTATCACTCCCGACCGGGCAAGCATCGACATGCTCGGGGGTGCCATGAACTACCTGGAAAGGCTCGGGTGCGGGGACCGCTCGGCTGTTTTGTTGAACAAGGCCGGGGTACCCGGGGGCATACGTGTCAACGACCTGGTGGACAAAAATCCCCTGGGGATAGACTTTAAAGCCGTCCTGCCGTA containing:
- a CDS encoding SAF domain-containing protein; protein product: MPKNRLVNVLIALVLVVLSGFLVWYIIGITAPTVPVVKAQKRIPVGTAITGDMVKVQPMARVDVPPDAVSDVREVIGKTVTLGTLLPGDPVRKAHVKAGVGSLQARLSSLAPGRVAVDLPAESALKGLSAGDKVMVFGEVPVGDAASKTAATVVELIAKDAVVISVPGDKQQSEGVFGSTGGGKGPVVVAVTPEEAKKIASSIVRGKRTAIALLPQEGVK
- a CDS encoding AAA family ATPase, whose translation is MFGFGKKKKKDMEESRESLILWGPAAETEHPKQEEEKENPGMIDGIPVSPEALPGRGKIITFHSPKGGDGVSTVAANVAALLARHAGTVLVDLNGVGAVRSRFGLPSDCPVNILDWESAEDRRHISVYEHQCGLALVPGVVHYDDLERVNPALVFRVLGILKDAYEYVVVDAPPVNGTNPAWAAAVVSDMVFTVITPDRASIDMLGGAMNYLERLGCGDRSAVLLNKAGVPGGIRVNDLVDKNPLGIDFKAVLPYSEAVMECNNRRQAAALSRPKDPFSRAVAAFMEVMD